From the genome of Arachis hypogaea cultivar Tifrunner unplaced genomic scaffold, arahy.Tifrunner.gnm2.J5K5 arahy.Tifrunner.gnm2.scaffold_108, whole genome shotgun sequence:
CAGTCATGCAACTGATCCATCAGAGATTCCCCAATACGCCTGCAACATGTCCACTGTGTCAAGAAGAGAGCGAAACAATAACTCACTGCCTATTTCTATGTCAAAATGCAAAATTAACATGGAGGAAGATAGAAATGGAAGCATGGGTACCTTTCTCTAACTCAACCACCTTCTTCGATTGGTGGAGTTCAACAACAAGCCTCCTGGATAAGCAACCAAATGGGAGCAGCAAGGTTCTTCTTGTAGCAATTTTATTGTGGCATATATGGAAAGACCGGAACCGAAGAGTGTTTGAGCAAGGTGCTGGTGCTACCCCTCCGGAAGAGATTGCCACTAGCGTTATTAGAGCTCACCAAGAAATTCTTGTCCGCCCCCTGCGCCCTCAAGAATAGATTAgtttttctttcccctttttcATTTAGTGGCTTACTGTTCATTTACTCACCTGCGCGTGAAGTGAAACTTTTGGGAGAACCCCTTTCTTATGTTTTTACGATTATGTCCTTCAATTGGGACAATaccttccttttcttttattggtgaataaaagtaaatgactgcctttggaaaaaaaatgaaacttAAATGGGATATTATTCTGTCTTCGAAGGCATTTAATAAGGATTTTATTTGTCATAAGGTAGGTGGTAGGTAGGATCTTTAATGGATTCAACATTGAAATTCCAACGcattaagaaaagatattttatctaattattgaattatacaTGAATTTAGacatgttaaaaaattttaattaacattTTACCTTAATTTAGTTGAATAATCTGTATTTcactttaaaaagaatttttgagacTTTTTccttctttaaaaataattaaaaccaaGCATGCAAGTAGTAGTAAAATACTTTTTGGTCAACTTGAATTTCTTTATAaaagttctttttttattttaattaaatggtaTCATTATCCCAGTCAACAATGTTATTAATGTTTCTCTTTCTTTGCTTATAATAATGAAATTTCACTCTCATGCCACTTTGTctgtgaaaataattaaaaattatataaaaataaagttgAAATGCACTTTATTTTGTTTAAGCACATATATGTAATAACTAATAAGGCACTAACTATCAATTGAGAATAGAAAATTCAAAGCAAGGTTATCATCAACTGAACTTATTGGCTAAAAGaaatcaaacaaaattaaagGAATGGCAATAAGAAAATTAGTGTAAAGTATAGCTTTtttctgttttgatttgattGAGTATATAAAAGAATGAGCAGAGAATAAAAAGTAGTAAAacaaatagagaaaacaaaaaaaaaggataagATCTGAGGTGCTACTTAGCTTCATGTTTTCTTATTCTTATTGTGttcagataataataataaaataataaaataataataataataataataataataataataataataaaataataataataataataataataataataataataataataatataataataataataataataataataattgtgtaaaattattttacacgtgTATCAATCAATAATAcgatagtaataaaaaaatatcttttatattaattgtATGAATGGTTATCCAACAGATCGATTGTgactaaaatattttacactgacagtgtatcaaaattaaattctaataataatagtagtagaaTAATTTGAAAGGttgaataaattaaagaaaaagagtttataattttttgttttttgtttttttacttttatttgaattatcgttAAATATCTctcttattaaataaaaaatattgcacTCAGTGTTAAttgaataaattttagttttcattattgtattgtttattaatatttagatttagagtttaaaattttttttgttttttatttatttttaataataatttatttttaaagattataattttttttttcaaacacaatagtatttgactttttatttgtcaataaattattattatatttctaaACAATTCTAGTCAGATGAAATTGAAGAGGAGAGAATTAGAGGAAGATCTCAATCTATCTATATATTATAGGAGAGTAGTGGCTGATTGTTCAATCGACAAGTGGTGCGCTGAGTGATGACACGTGGACAACACCCAAAATTGTAATGTCATATCTATTGAACCTGAaatgaagaataaaaaataatagttattaaaTTATCGAATCtcgaaatgaataaaaaataattgttattACGATGACAGAAACAGACATTTTATGTCTTTGAGATACAGACTTCACTATAAAAAGGAGCATGCATCTAATGTTCATACCTCTATCTTTCTACACATCACTTCTTCCAGTTTGAAAAAAGTGTCAAAGGCTAGCTGATTGTAGTGTTTCTCCTTTATCAAGCTAACCATGGCTGAATCGTTTGATTTGTTGATGGATGTCAGTCCGAAAAAGCTTGCATGGAACTTTTTGGTCCATGTTGTTCGTTTATGGAAAGCTCCTTGCCGGTACAATCCTAAGGAGATCAATAGTATTGAAATGGTTCTTCAAGATAGTCAGGCAAGtaatattaattgaatataaactACATGATCTTATACATTCACACATGCATTCCAAACTGAGCTGTATTTACTATCTTACACATGCATTCCAAACTGAGCTGTATTTACTATCTTACAGGGAGGGAGGATCCAAGCTTCGGTCCCTAAGGCGTTGGTACGTAGATGGAATGATAACATTGATGAGTTCAAGATGTATAAAATGTCAAATTTCATTGTTGTAGACAAGAGAGAAAAAACCAAGACATCTATGAATCGGTGGACCTTAAATTTCTCTCACCGAACTGTGGTGCTCTTGGTGGAGAATCCAACTTTCCCACTTCAAGCGTTTCGATTAACGCAAATTTCAGAGTTGTTGAATGCTGACAGGATCAATGACTCTCAATTAATAGGTGAGGCGAATACATTTACACTTCCTTAGTGTATAACTCATAACTACCTAACAATAAGATGGAAATCGCAGATATTATGGGTGAAGTGGTTGGAAAGGAAGATCCAAAGGAACTCATCACAAGCAAAGGGAAGGAACGAAGCGTCTAGCTATTTTGGTTGAAGATCTTGAGTAAGTTGTGTTCGTGAATTATAGTGACATAATATAGGTTGTGTTATAATGATAATAAGGGTTAAACCTGTTTAATCACACTGATTTGCAGTAATTATCGTATTGGGTGTGTGTTGTTTGGGGACATGGTTGATCAAATACTACCATACCTAGATGATGGAAGAGTTGAACCATTGATAGTGGTCTTGCAGTTCTTCCGACCGAGTAGATGGAATGGTATGAATCTAAACCCTTTATCCTATACTATATAAATACAATGTACACATTAAGTGATGTCAGAAGTTTTCTCACTATCAGCTTTATAAATAAACAGAGAAAACCTCAGTACAGAGTCATTTCGACATTTCTAAGCTACGCATCAATCCCGATCTCGAGGAGGTTCGCGACTTTCGTGACAGGTTTGATCCACATTTCAATTTCTAtagattcaaattttttttaacggTCAGATGTAGCCAagcattaaaaaaatactttcgttGTACCGCGTAGGAGGCTTGCCGCTATACCCTCAAATTTGGTCAGAATTAGTCAAGTCAACACAAACAACTCACATTCTGGGGCAGATGAACTTAAGCGGGGTGATGTGACGGTGAACACAATAGAGGAAGCACTAAACTCAACACAGGTCATACCATCACCTATTTAAATCCACGTTACATGATATGGCATTTACATAAACCCTCATGTATTTGCAGGAAGGCCCTTTGTGGATTGCTGGAACAATTGTGGCAATCAATTCTGGCAAGGATGATTGGTTTTACAAATCATGTAGAAAGTGTCCGAAGAAGGTTGAAACACCAATTGGAAATAGATACGAGTGTGGAAAGTGTGGCCACACTCACGGAAGTGCATCGTTAAGGTTTGTGTTCAGATTTACAATATGTTTTGGATGGACTATGTTATTGCAATTTACTAAGTTGTGCAATTTATATAATAGGTTTAAGGTTGAGGTGATGGCCTATGATGGCACTGGTAGCATAACACTGCTTCTATGGGATCGAGAAACGGTTCAACTATGTGGTAGACAAGCAGAACAGATCAAGGATGAGGAGGTTCATAGTAAATTATAACAAGTATTATGTCATGTACTTTATATAAATGTCAATGAAATAAACTATAACTTTAGACTTTTGTGATTTAATTTCAGGAACTTTATGCTGAAGGATACCCTGCAGCTCTTGAGAGCCTGTTAGAAAGAAAACTTCTTTTAAGGTGAATGTCAAATCCTCCAACATCAAGCTCTATGACCAGGTGTATACAGTGATGAAGGTCTGCGAGGATGATACAATTTTTGAAATGCATCTCCCAAATAAAACGTTCTCCACTGTAACTGTATGTGCTAAAAGTTTGTAGGTTCCTTGATTATATTGAGACTTTGAGCAGTTTATTTGGCTATAATATCTAAGTAGGAATATCTCCAATATGGTTGTAGGATACCGGGTGCAGTAACTCGGTGGATTTGTCAGCAGCTATGGTTGATATCAACAATCTTAGTGATTCTCAATATTCTGTGGTAACTCTTGTGCTATATACTTTATAGAACTGGTTATTTTGTGTTAAATCTGCAGGAAATTGACAGTTTTTTTTCATGGGACAGGATGTTGTGGAGGATAGTGTTACAAGCCTCAAGTGCAAAACTCCAGCCAAAACAGCTACCATGGTTTTAAAGCAACAAATTCCCATCAAcattgagaatgaagaagaactgggttttcaaccAACAAACTTACCCGCAATCGTGGAAAAAGACAGAAGATGCAACTTCATGATAGCAATGAATGAGCTTTATGAAATACTTATTTCAGAGATATCTATAAACTGTTTTTTGCTTAGCTATTATTGTCTTCATGTTTTGATAATGTTCTTATTAGGGTTATTTATATGTAACTAAAATTAGTAATG
Proteins encoded in this window:
- the LOC140173192 gene encoding uncharacterized protein: MAESFDLLMDVSPKKLAWNFLVHVVRLWKAPCRYNPKEINSIEMVLQDSQGGRIQASVPKALVRRWNDNIDEFKMYKMSNFIVVDKREKTKTSMNRWTLNFSHRTVVLLVENPTFPLQAFRLTQISELLNADRINDSQLIGEANTFTLP
- the LOC114927278 gene encoding uncharacterized protein, with the translated sequence MVDQILPYLDDGRVEPLIVVLQFFRPSRWNEKTSVQSHFDISKLRINPDLEEVRDFRDRRLAAIPSNLVRISQVNTNNSHSGADELKRGDVTVNTIEEALNSTQEGPLWIAGTIVAINSGKDDWFYKSCRKCPKKVETPIGNRYECGKCGHTHGSASLRFKVEVMAYDGTGSITLLLWDRETVQLCGRQAEQIKDEEELYAEGYPAALESLLERKLLLR